A genomic segment from bacterium encodes:
- a CDS encoding MGMT family protein: protein MSGWSPVYRVVRRIPEGRVSTYGQVAALAGMPRAARQVGYALNALTGDEDVPWHRVINAKGEISARGERAFADLQRALLESEGVDFDRRGRIDLETYGWKPRVRRKQGDA from the coding sequence ATGAGCGGCTGGTCTCCGGTCTACCGCGTCGTGCGGCGGATTCCGGAAGGGCGCGTGTCGACCTACGGACAGGTCGCCGCGCTCGCCGGAATGCCGCGGGCGGCGCGTCAGGTGGGGTATGCGTTGAACGCGCTCACCGGGGACGAGGACGTTCCCTGGCACCGCGTGATCAACGCGAAGGGGGAGATCAGCGCGCGGGGGGAGCGGGCCTTCGCCGACCTCCAACGCGCACTCCTCGAATCCGAGGGCGTCGACTTCGACCGGCGCGGGCGCATCGACCTCGAAACGTACGGGTGGAAGCCGCGCGTGCGACGAAAGCAGGGGGACGCATGA
- a CDS encoding M3 family metallopeptidase, which produces MPRFDEIEASHVVPGIRALIAELEDELTALEADLEPTWTGLVERLEAMSDRLGYGWGLVGHLMGVKNSDALREAHAEVQGEVIGFGLRLAQSRPLYDGLEALRASDRFTTLEHAQQRIVESLLREARHAGVGLGDAERERFNAIQAELAELGTKFSNHVLDATKAFALVLRDEAEMAGTPDSLRALAAQSAAEEGEASATAEAGPWRITLDAPVLLPFLEHGERRDLREQLYRAHVTKAGSGELDNTPLIGRILELRQEMAALLGFESYAALSVDAKMAPSVTEVDRLLEDLRTASIDAAKDDLASLQSFATERGLEGGLALWDVGYYAERLREERFDYSEEELRPYFPMPRVLEGLFALAGRLFGVSIEAADGEAPTWHPDVRFFRVKDEAGAPIAAFYLDPYSRPGDKRGGAWMDECLGRTRLGRDAAREPVAYLVCNQTPPVGDRPSLMSFDEVLTLFHEFGHGLQHMLTRVDYGLASGIRNIEWDAVELPSQFMENWCYHRATLIGLSGHFETGEPLPDALFEKIEAARTFRAGSAMLRQLYFATMDMKLHREDLAASGQRIFDVQRDVAEKTTVLPPLPEDRFLCSFGHIFAGGYAAGYYSYKWAEVLSADAFSAFEDAGLEDEAAVVETGRRFRETVLALGGGAPPMEVFEAFRGRAPTPEALLRHSGLAA; this is translated from the coding sequence TTGCCGCGATTCGACGAGATCGAAGCGAGCCACGTCGTGCCGGGGATCCGTGCGCTGATCGCGGAGCTCGAGGACGAGCTCACGGCGCTGGAAGCCGATCTCGAGCCGACCTGGACCGGACTCGTCGAGCGACTCGAGGCGATGTCCGATCGACTCGGCTACGGCTGGGGGCTCGTCGGCCACCTGATGGGCGTGAAGAACAGCGATGCGCTCCGGGAGGCCCACGCGGAGGTCCAGGGCGAGGTGATCGGCTTCGGTCTGCGCCTGGCCCAGAGCCGGCCCCTCTACGACGGCCTCGAAGCCCTCCGCGCGAGCGACCGGTTCACGACCCTCGAGCACGCGCAGCAGCGGATCGTCGAGAGCCTCCTGCGCGAGGCGCGTCACGCCGGGGTCGGCCTGGGCGATGCGGAGCGCGAGCGCTTCAACGCGATCCAGGCGGAGCTCGCCGAGCTCGGGACGAAATTCAGCAACCACGTGCTCGACGCGACGAAGGCCTTCGCCCTCGTGCTCCGCGACGAGGCGGAGATGGCCGGCACGCCGGACAGCCTGCGGGCGCTGGCGGCCCAGAGCGCCGCGGAAGAGGGCGAGGCCAGCGCGACGGCCGAGGCCGGCCCGTGGCGGATCACGCTCGATGCGCCGGTTCTCCTTCCTTTTCTCGAGCACGGGGAAAGGCGCGATCTGCGCGAGCAGCTCTACCGCGCCCACGTGACCAAGGCGGGGAGCGGCGAGCTCGACAACACGCCGCTGATCGGGCGGATCCTCGAGTTGCGCCAGGAGATGGCGGCACTCCTCGGTTTCGAGAGCTACGCCGCCCTGTCGGTCGACGCGAAGATGGCCCCCTCCGTCACGGAGGTGGACCGACTGCTCGAGGACCTGCGAACGGCCTCGATCGACGCGGCGAAGGACGATCTCGCGTCGTTGCAGTCGTTCGCGACGGAGCGCGGGCTCGAAGGCGGACTCGCGCTCTGGGACGTGGGCTACTACGCCGAACGTCTTCGCGAGGAACGCTTCGACTACTCGGAGGAGGAGCTCCGGCCCTACTTCCCGATGCCTCGGGTGCTCGAGGGCCTCTTCGCCCTGGCCGGGCGTCTCTTCGGCGTCTCGATCGAGGCGGCGGACGGCGAGGCGCCCACCTGGCATCCCGACGTGCGTTTCTTCCGGGTGAAGGACGAAGCGGGCGCGCCGATCGCGGCGTTCTACCTCGATCCCTACAGCCGTCCGGGCGACAAGCGAGGCGGCGCATGGATGGACGAGTGCCTCGGACGGACGCGGCTCGGGCGAGACGCGGCGCGCGAGCCCGTGGCCTACCTCGTCTGCAACCAGACGCCCCCGGTCGGGGACCGGCCCTCACTCATGTCCTTCGACGAGGTGCTCACGCTCTTCCACGAATTCGGCCACGGCCTGCAGCACATGTTGACCCGCGTCGACTACGGCCTCGCATCGGGCATCCGCAACATCGAATGGGACGCCGTCGAGTTGCCGAGCCAGTTCATGGAGAACTGGTGCTACCACCGCGCCACCCTGATCGGCCTCTCGGGCCACTTCGAAACGGGTGAGCCCCTCCCGGACGCACTCTTCGAGAAGATCGAGGCGGCGCGCACCTTCCGGGCGGGCAGCGCCATGCTCCGACAGCTCTACTTCGCGACGATGGACATGAAACTCCATCGTGAAGATCTCGCGGCCTCGGGGCAGAGGATCTTCGACGTCCAGCGGGACGTGGCGGAGAAGACGACCGTGCTGCCCCCGCTGCCGGAGGACCGCTTCCTCTGCAGCTTCGGGCACATCTTCGCCGGGGGCTACGCGGCCGGCTACTACAGCTACAAGTGGGCCGAGGTGCTGTCGGCGGACGCCTTCTCCGCGTTCGAGGACGCGGGACTCGAGGACGAGGCGGCCGTGGTCGAGACCGGCCGGCGGTTCCGGGAAACCGTGCTCGCCCTCGGTGGCGGCGCGCCCCCCATGGAGGTCTTCGAAGCCTTCCGCGGTCGGGCGCCCACGCCCGAGGCCCTGCTGCGCCACTCCGGGCTCGCGGCATGA